The proteins below come from a single Rosa rugosa chromosome 2, drRosRugo1.1, whole genome shotgun sequence genomic window:
- the LOC133728732 gene encoding uncharacterized protein LOC133728732 produces the protein MRGGIGRKLANPSSFSISRQTLLPFSTSSNSGGGGGGRGRGRGGPTPTAPSLFNYLADQFPPQPDSESDPPAPLPAAGHGRGKPLSQPPPSSASGIRPGSSAGRGGSGHVQPPAESREGGDSGLPKKPVFFRREDAEENLPAGLMTALGRTGRGRPISGPAAQSVEENRQIGAPVEPKREPRKPKLTREEAVKQAMGILQQGGGEGAEVDGGGGGGRGRGGERGMRGRGGERGRGRGGRGRREGEGDRRRQGDGDGGIAPGLYLGDNADGEKLAKRLGPEVMNQLTEAFEDMSNQVLPSPLDDAYVDALDTNCMIEFEPEYLMGEFNQNPDIDEKPPIPLRDALEKMKPFLMAYEGIQSQEEWEEAMKETMERVPLLKEIVDQYSGPDRVTAKKQQEELERVAKTLPAKVPDSVKQFTDRVVLSLQGNPGWGFHRKCQFMDKLTEKVSKHYK, from the exons ATGAGAGGAGGAATCGGCAGAAAGCTCGCGAACCCATCAAGCTTCTCCATTTCCAGACAAACCCTACTCCCGTTTTCCACTTCCTCCAACAGCggcggcggtggcggcggcCGAGGTCGCGGCCGCGGCGGCCCAACTCCCACCGCTCCTTCTCTCTTCAACTACCTCGCCGACCAGTTCCCGCCTCAACCCGACTCCGAATCCGACCCGCCCGCACCTCTCCCCGCTGCCGGCCACGGTCGCGGCAAACCCTTATCCCAACCTCCGCCTTCCTCCGCCTCGGGGATCAGACCCGGTTCGTCCGCCGGTCGGGGAGGCTCGGGTCACGTGCAGCCCCCGGCCGAGTCACGTGAGGGAGGTGATTCGGGTTTACCCAAGAAGCCTGTTTTCTTCAGACGGGAAGATGCGGAGGAGAATCTACCGGCGGGTTTGATGACGGCGTTGGGCAGAACCGGGCGGGGGAGGCCCATTTCGGGCCCGGCGGCCCAAAGTGTGGAGGAGAATCGGCAGATTGGGGCTCCGGTGGAGCCCAAGAGGGAGCCCCGGAAGCCGAAATTGACCCGGGAGGAGGCGGTGAAGCAAGCAATGGGGATATTGCAGCAGGGAGGCGGTGAGGGAGCGGAggttgatggtggtggtggtggcggaagagggagaggaggagagagagggatgagagggagaggaggagaaagagggagagggagaggagggaGGGGAaggagagaaggagaaggagataGGAGAAGGCAAGGGGATGGGGATGGCGGCATTGCGCCGGGGCTTTATCTTGGGGACAATGCCGATGGGGAGAAGCTGGCTAAGAGGCTTGGCCCCGAAGTTATGAATCAGTTGACTGAAGCATTTGAGGATATGAGTAATCAAGTGCTTCCGTCGCCTTTGGATGATGCTTATGTCGACGCATTGGATACCAATTGTATG ATTGAGTTTGAGCCGGAGTATCTTATGGGGGAGTTTAATCAAAACCCAGATATTGATGAAAAACCGCCTATTCCTCTCAGGGATGCACTTGAGAAGATGAAGCCTTTCTTGATGGCATATGAGGGTATTCAAAGTCAAGAGGAGTGGGAG GAAGCCATGAAGGAGACAATGGAAAGAGTTCCATTGTTGAAGGAAATTGTCGATCAGTACAGCGGACCAGATAGGGTAACTGCAAAGAAACAACAAGAAGAGTTAGAAAGAGTTGCAAAGACTCTTCCTGCAAAAGTACCTGATTCTGTAAAGCAGTTCACTGATCGCGTGGTGCTTTCTCTCCAG GGCAACCCTGGCTGGGGATTTCACAGGAAATGCCAGTTCATGGATAAGTTAACGGAAAAGGTTTCCAAGCACTACAAGTGA
- the LOC133733307 gene encoding transcription factor MYB86-like, with product MGHRCCGKHKVKRGLWSPEEDDKLIKHVTTHGHGSWSSVPKHAGLERCGKSCRLRWINYLRPELKRGSFTSEEEQIIIDVHRILGNRWAQIAKHLPGRTDNEVKNFWNSCIKKKLMSQGLDPQTHNLISSHKRSVASNKTAGSNAKLQSHIDQKRPVFTVNNMSQMIDSSAEINYSISPPIVPLSNAQPPTVQPIMATPTDNQYLIQNPNSGWTSVTDIPTFPGSTLNITSASSSSAFGHLDGSNCIWAAGADPFEAAPGAMELQGEQSEGQVVQVEQEKEKFLEMEMKAMQDMDISASFDQSSSFDFSLVEYYSTLMSGVVPHDHVNYSAADFTWNF from the exons ATGGGCCATCGGTGCTGTGGGAAACATAAGGTTAAGAGAGGTCTTTGGTCGCCGGAAGAAGACGACAAGCTCATCAAACATGTCACCACCCACGGCCATGGCAGTTGGAGTTCTGTCCCTAAACAtgcag ggttggagaggTGTGGAAAGAGTTGCAGGTTGAGATGGATAAACTATTTGAGACCAGAACTTAAGAGAGGCTCCTTTACTTCTGAAGAAGAACAGATTATTATTGATGTCCACAGAATTTTAGGCAACAG ATGGGCTCAGATAGCGAAACATCTACCTGGAAGGACAGACAATGAAGTgaagaatttctggaactcttGCATTAAGAAGAAGCTCATGTCACAAGGTTTGGACCCGCAGACCCATAACTTGATCTCTTCTCATAAAAGGTCAGTAGCTTCTAATAAGACTGCAGGCAGCAACGCCAAATTACAATCCCACATCGATCAAAAGAGACCAGTTTTCACTGTGAACAATATGTCACAGATGATAGATTCTTCAGCGGAAATTAATTACTCAATTTCACCACCTATTGTACCATTGTCCAATGCTCAACCTCCCACTGTTCAACCCATAATGGCCACACCCACAGATAATCAATATCTtattcaaaaccctaattccgGCTGGACTAGTGTTACCGATATTCCAACCTTTCCCGGTAGCACACTGAACATCACCTCTGCATCGTCTtcctcagcctttgggcacttGGATGGTAGTAATTGCATCTGGGCAGCTGGTGCTGATCCCTTTGAAGCAGCACCAGGAGCAATGGAGCTGCAGGGAGAGCAGTCAGAAGGACAAGTAGTACAAGTAgagcaagaaaaggaaaagttCTTGGAGATGGAAATGAAGGCTATGCAGGACATGGATATTTCTGCTTCGTTTGATCAGAGCTCAAGCTTTGATTTTAGCCTTGTGGAGTATTACTCTACACTAATGTCTGGAGTCGTGCCTCATGATCATGTAAACTATTCTGCCGCTGACTTTACATGGAACTTTTAG
- the LOC133733472 gene encoding NAC domain-containing protein 54, whose protein sequence is MAPMSLPPGFRFHPTDEELVAYYLDRKINGRTIELEIIPEVDLYKCEPWDLPDKSFLPSKDMEWYFYSPRDRKYPNGSRTNRATRAGYWKATGKDRSVNSNRRAVGMKKTLVYYRGRAPHGIRTNWVMHEYRLTDSVCGSPSSSLKDSYALCRIFKKTIQIPKNNIEEKTIKNTLLNDKKLGEDTSTGINEGEASRGIETDQDYENYSNPDYPKFLSDTSSSDLTQGTPTETGIADDLQAPFASDEANSSANLYSLGAHCSSNNLFQDTYMPSDTSFENYQFPYPPLELEDFPMINLAAETNTSKPQIIDDYMSCDRLKDYMNGTLEEIFSLCSSQDNNHVALPMQD, encoded by the exons ATGGCACCCATGAGTCTTCCTCCTGGATTCAGATTCCACCCAACTGATGAAGAGCTCGTTGCTTACTATCTGGACCGAAAGATCAATGGCCGCACCATTGAGCTTGAAATTATTCCAGAGGTCGACCTCTACAAATGTGAACCATGGGATTTGCCTG ATAAGTCATTCTTGCCTAGCAAGGATATGGAGTGGTATTTCTACAGCCCGAGGGATAGGAAATACCCGAATGGGTCAAGAACGAATCGGGCTACTCGGGCAGGGTACTGGAAAGCCACCGGAAAAGACCGGTCAGTGAACAGTAACAGGCGTGCGGTTGGGATGAAGAAGACACTGGTGTACTATAGAGGGAGAGCTCCTCATGGCATTAGAACCAACTGGGTTATGCATGAGTACCGGCTCACCGACTCGGTGTGTGGCAGTCCATCATCATCTCTAAAG GATTCATATGCATTGTGCCGCATTTTCAAAAAGACAATCCAAATACCCAAGAATAACATAGAAGAAAAGACGATTAAAAACACTCTCTTGAACGACAAAAAATTAGGGGAAGACACCAGTACTGGCATTAACGAGGGAGAAGCTTCAAGAGGGATAGAAACAGATCAAGATTATGAGAATTATTCTAATCCTGATTATCCCAAATTTCTCTCTGATACCTCTTCTTCTGATCTCACTCAAGGGACACCTACTGAAACTGGCATAGCAGATGATTTACAAGCTCCATTTGCTTCTGATGAAGCTAACAGTTCAGCTAATCTCTACTCTCTTGGCGCCCACTGCTCCTCAAATAATCTATTTCAG GATACATATATGCCTAGCGATACAAGCTTCGAGAATTACCAATTTCCTTACCCACCTTTGGAACTTGAAGACTTCCCGATGATTAACTTAGCTGCCGAGACAAACACATCGAAGCCCCAAATCATCGATGATTACATGTCATGCGACAGATTGAAGGACTACATGAATGGAACATTGGaagagatcttctctttgtGTTCCTCTCAAGACAACAACCATGTTGCCCTCCCCATGCAAGACTAA